Proteins encoded together in one Bacteroides ovatus window:
- a CDS encoding HlyD family secretion protein — METMENNLPSATHQEKAKKMKKLRRWQIAISLFGVAIIVWGVIEVICLFLNYSQTETSNDAQIEQYVSPINLRASGYIDKIYFTEHQEVHKGDTLLVLDDREYKIRVMEAEAALKDAQAGATVINATLNTTQTTASVYDASIAEIEVRLAKLEKDRKRYENLVKRNAATPIQLEQIVTDYEATRKKLEATKRQKKAALSGVDEVSYRRMNTEAAIQRATAALEMARLNLSYTVVIAPCDGKLGRRSLEEGQFISAGQTITYILPDTQKWIVANYKETQIENLHIGQEVFVTVDAISDKEFKGKVTSISGATGSKYSLVPTDNSAGNFVKIQQRIPVRIDFTDLSKEDNERLAAGMMVVVKARL; from the coding sequence ATGGAAACAATGGAAAATAACCTTCCTTCCGCTACTCATCAGGAGAAAGCAAAAAAAATGAAGAAACTTCGTCGCTGGCAGATTGCTATCAGCCTTTTCGGAGTGGCTATTATTGTTTGGGGAGTGATTGAAGTGATCTGCCTTTTTTTGAATTATAGCCAGACGGAGACTAGTAACGATGCACAAATAGAACAATATGTGTCTCCTATCAATCTACGTGCTTCAGGTTACATTGACAAAATCTACTTTACAGAACATCAGGAGGTACATAAAGGAGATACTTTGCTGGTACTGGATGATCGTGAATATAAAATTCGCGTAATGGAGGCTGAAGCTGCCTTGAAGGATGCGCAAGCCGGTGCGACCGTCATCAATGCTACACTCAATACCACGCAGACAACAGCATCTGTTTACGATGCGTCTATTGCCGAGATTGAAGTACGGTTGGCGAAACTGGAAAAAGACCGGAAACGATATGAGAACCTCGTGAAACGAAATGCGGCTACTCCTATCCAACTTGAACAGATTGTCACTGATTATGAAGCTACGCGTAAGAAGCTGGAAGCTACGAAAAGGCAGAAAAAAGCAGCTCTTTCCGGTGTAGATGAAGTGTCCTACCGTCGCATGAATACCGAAGCGGCTATTCAAAGAGCAACAGCTGCGCTCGAAATGGCCCGGTTGAATCTTTCCTATACGGTTGTAATAGCTCCTTGTGACGGAAAACTCGGCCGTCGTTCATTAGAGGAAGGACAGTTTATTTCGGCAGGGCAGACCATCACCTATATTCTTCCTGATACCCAGAAATGGATCGTTGCCAATTATAAGGAGACACAAATCGAGAACCTGCATATCGGACAGGAAGTATTTGTCACAGTAGATGCCATTAGCGATAAAGAGTTTAAAGGCAAAGTCACCTCTATATCAGGAGCTACCGGGTCTAAATATTCATTAGTGCCGACGGATAATTCGGCAGGTAATTTTGTGAAGATTCAGCAACGTATTCCCGTACGAATCGATTTCACCGATTTATCGAAAGAAGATAACGAACGGTTAGCAGCAGGCATGATGGTAGTAGTGAAAGCCAGACTCTAA
- a CDS encoding helix-turn-helix domain-containing protein: MDSGQDRLLQFERDLLSGKNICSSEGIFVNFPPSLKKPFQMKGLGLIICHQGNFQFSLNQKKHFAGAGESLFIPEDGEFQVLQESEDMEVRILIYQIEPIRDIMGNLVVSMYMYSRLTPEEPSCVWSTGEEEEIVKYMSLLDNVLQSEENSFKLYEQKLLLLALTYRICSIYNRKLVNDGREVGGRKNEVFIHLIQLIEKYYMQERGVEFYADKLCLSPKYLSAVSKSICGYTVQELVFKAIIRKSISLLKNTQKDIQEISNAFGFPNASYFGTFFKKQVGVSPQQYRKNL, encoded by the coding sequence ATGGATAGCGGACAAGATCGTTTATTGCAGTTTGAACGCGATTTGTTAAGTGGGAAAAATATATGTAGCTCCGAAGGGATATTTGTAAATTTTCCACCCTCACTGAAGAAACCTTTTCAAATGAAAGGACTGGGGCTGATTATTTGCCACCAGGGTAATTTCCAGTTTTCGCTTAATCAGAAAAAGCATTTCGCAGGAGCAGGCGAAAGTTTGTTTATTCCCGAAGACGGCGAGTTTCAGGTTTTGCAAGAGTCGGAAGACATGGAGGTGCGGATTTTGATTTATCAGATAGAACCGATCCGGGATATTATGGGGAATCTGGTTGTTTCCATGTATATGTATTCCCGCCTTACTCCCGAAGAACCTTCTTGTGTATGGTCTACTGGTGAGGAAGAAGAGATCGTAAAGTATATGTCCTTATTGGACAATGTGTTACAGTCGGAAGAAAATTCATTTAAACTTTATGAGCAGAAATTACTTCTACTTGCATTGACGTACAGGATTTGTTCTATTTATAATCGCAAACTCGTCAATGACGGGCGGGAAGTGGGAGGACGCAAAAACGAAGTCTTTATTCACTTGATCCAGTTAATCGAAAAATATTATATGCAGGAACGGGGTGTTGAGTTTTATGCGGATAAATTGTGTTTGTCTCCTAAATATCTTTCTGCCGTTTCTAAGAGTATCTGCGGATATACCGTGCAGGAACTTGTATTCAAAGCTATCATTCGTAAGAGCATCTCATTGCTTAAAAATACGCAGAAAGATATTCAGGAGATTTCAAATGCCTTCGGCTTCCCCAATGCTTCTTATTTCGGTACGTTCTTTAAGAAGCAGGTTGGGGTTTCACCGCAGCAATATCGGAAGAATCTTTAA
- a CDS encoding TolC family protein: MKRLLFIFSFFFLFVLNGKTQEVEILTLEDCLRIGIDNNLSLEGKRKEIQKSKYGVSENRSKLLPQINAIAGYNNNFDPPVSVTDGSSYGVPYNITKTLQHSANAGLEMQMPLFNQTLYTSMSIAKVMEEISRLSYGKAREDVILQISKMYYLGQVTAEQIMLIKANITRLEELRDITQAFFDNGMSMEVDLKRVNINLENLKVQYDNAQAMMKQQLNMLKYIMDYPAEKEIALTPVNTDSITTVALTGLSENIYELQLSQSQVQLAERQKKIITNGYIPSLSLTGSWRYAAYTDKGYHWFHSGPSNQWFRSYGVGLTLRIPIFDGLDKTYKIKKAMIDIENKRLAWEDARKNLQTQYLNAVNDLMNNQRNFKKQKDNYLLAEDVYAVTSDRYREGIASMTEVLQDEMQMSEAQNNYISAHYNYRVTNLMLLKLTGQIESLVK, translated from the coding sequence ATGAAAAGACTACTATTCATTTTTTCCTTTTTTTTCTTGTTCGTGTTAAACGGAAAAACACAGGAGGTAGAGATTCTGACATTAGAGGATTGCCTCCGCATTGGTATTGACAATAACTTGTCGTTAGAAGGGAAACGTAAAGAAATACAAAAAAGTAAATATGGCGTATCTGAAAACCGTTCGAAGTTGCTGCCGCAAATTAATGCGATAGCCGGTTATAATAACAATTTTGATCCTCCGGTGTCAGTCACAGACGGTTCATCTTACGGAGTTCCCTATAATATAACGAAAACATTGCAACATTCTGCTAATGCAGGACTGGAAATGCAGATGCCGCTTTTCAATCAGACTCTTTATACTTCTATGTCCATAGCTAAAGTGATGGAAGAAATCAGTCGTCTGTCTTATGGAAAAGCCAGGGAAGATGTTATTCTTCAAATCAGTAAGATGTATTATCTCGGACAGGTCACGGCCGAACAAATCATGCTGATAAAAGCAAATATCACCCGTCTGGAAGAATTGAGAGATATTACACAGGCTTTCTTCGATAATGGAATGTCTATGGAAGTCGATCTGAAAAGAGTCAATATCAATTTGGAAAATCTGAAGGTGCAATATGACAATGCACAAGCAATGATGAAACAGCAATTGAATATGCTGAAATACATTATGGATTATCCGGCTGAAAAGGAAATCGCGCTGACACCGGTAAATACCGATAGCATTACTACGGTAGCCCTGACCGGCTTGTCGGAAAATATCTATGAACTTCAACTCTCACAATCGCAAGTGCAACTGGCGGAACGACAAAAGAAGATCATTACTAATGGATATATCCCTTCTCTTAGTCTGACAGGCAGCTGGCGATATGCCGCATATACGGATAAAGGTTATCATTGGTTCCACTCCGGTCCGTCCAATCAATGGTTTCGTTCCTATGGAGTGGGGCTAACCTTGCGTATTCCGATTTTCGACGGACTGGATAAAACCTATAAAATAAAGAAGGCGATGATCGATATAGAGAACAAAAGGCTGGCATGGGAAGATGCCCGGAAGAATCTGCAAACTCAATATCTGAATGCTGTGAACGACCTGATGAACAATCAGCGTAACTTTAAGAAACAGAAGGATAACTACTTGCTTGCCGAAGATGTGTACGCAGTCACTTCCGACCGTTACCGGGAAGGCATTGCTTCTATGACGGAAGTGCTGCAAGATGAAATGCAGATGAGCGAAGCTCAAAACAACTATATCAGCGCACATTATAACTATCGGGTGACTAACCTGATGCTGCTTAAACTAACCGGACAAATAGAATCATTAGTCAAATAA
- the upp gene encoding uracil phosphoribosyltransferase, which produces MKVIDFGQTNSILNQYISEIRNVEVQNDRLRFRRNIERIGEIMAYEMSKEFKYSVKNIQTPLGIAPVSTPDNNLVISTILRAGLPFHQGFLSYFDGAENAFVSAYRKYKDTLKFDIHIEYIASPRIDDKTLIITDPMLATGGSMELSYQAMLTKGHPAEIHVASIIASQKAIDHIKNVFPEDKTTIWCAAIDPELNEHSYIVPGLGDAGDLAYGEKE; this is translated from the coding sequence ATGAAAGTAATTGATTTTGGCCAAACTAATTCGATTCTAAACCAGTACATATCCGAAATTAGAAATGTAGAAGTTCAGAACGACCGCCTGCGTTTCCGCCGTAACATCGAACGGATCGGAGAAATCATGGCTTATGAAATGAGTAAAGAGTTTAAATACTCGGTAAAGAACATCCAGACACCACTGGGAATCGCTCCGGTCAGTACACCGGACAACAATTTAGTAATCAGTACGATCCTGCGTGCTGGTCTGCCTTTCCATCAAGGTTTCCTTAGCTATTTCGACGGGGCGGAGAATGCGTTTGTTTCCGCTTACCGCAAATATAAAGATACGCTAAAATTCGATATACATATAGAATATATCGCTTCTCCCCGCATTGATGACAAAACGCTGATTATCACCGACCCTATGCTGGCAACAGGAGGGAGTATGGAACTTAGTTACCAGGCAATGCTGACCAAAGGACACCCTGCCGAAATTCATGTTGCTTCGATTATCGCCAGCCAAAAGGCTATCGATCATATAAAGAATGTATTTCCTGAAGACAAGACAACAATCTGGTGCGCAGCCATCGATCCCGAACTCAACGAACATTCTTACATTGTTCCGGGACTGGGCGATGCAGGCGATCTTGCCTATGGTGAAAAAGAATAA